A window of the Podospora bellae-mahoneyi strain CBS 112042 chromosome 6, whole genome shotgun sequence genome harbors these coding sequences:
- a CDS encoding hypothetical protein (EggNog:ENOG503NUWQ; COG:S), whose product MTTDPLSPASVLGSMVEALPTHSKDDTTSDLSSSLDAITLFIHSCFTNLSFRLLGLNEDQKIESECAKLAPRLPPPWNASASSHSFVYAHPQSSMQFVIRIDRLGSKIEVRGLATGDERIARFEITPKDYISNASLPVRITMTPEGNEDRSDLYSKLSNVFISEARITDLASLLKISIIQRLIPSLQKEGYQEDPAASATRLDPNPRRPQDPPHLPPPAQPNPYPAPDPLANPPPRPIPAGDFPPPDFEDEYEVNRPPRGPLNMPGGNFGGLGHNDLYPPGLGPDDPIRGSFVGPGGLRRPGGRGGFAGGGMHPTFDDPLFQGPRGEGDGSFDGQVPPGARWDPLGPGGQPRFGGGRPGGGRGGSGFGGGFGGFGGDII is encoded by the coding sequence ATGACAACCGACCCCCTCAGCCCAGCCTCAGTGCTAGGCTCCATGGTCGAagccctccccacccactcCAAAGACGACACCACCTCCGAcctcagctcctccctcgacGCCATCACCCTATTCATCCACAGCtgcttcaccaacctctccttccgcctcctcggcctcaacGAAGACCAAAAGATCGAGTCCGAGTGCGCCAAGCTCgcccctcgcctccccccgCCATGGAACGCCTCCGCCAGCTCCCACAGCTTCGTCTACGCCCACCCCCAATCCTCCATGCAATTTGTCATCCGCATCGACCGCCTCGGCTCCAAGATTGAAGTCCGGGGGCTGGCCACCGGAGACGAACGCATCGCCCGCTTCGAAATCACACCCAAAGATTAcatctccaacgcctccctcCCAGTCCGCATAACCATGACACCCGAAGGCAACGAAGACCGCTCAGACCTCTACTCCAAACTCTCCAACGTCTTCATCTCCGAAGCACGTATAACCGACCTCGCCTCTTTGCTCAAAATTTCCATCATCCAACGGTTGATACCATCCCTCCAAAAAGAGGGCTATCAAGAAGacccagcagcatcagccaCCCGTCTTGATCCTAACCCCCGTAGACCACAAgacccccctcacctccccccaccagcccaaCCAAACCCTTACCCTGCCCCTGACCCGCTcgccaaccctcccccaaggCCAATCCCAGCCGGTGACTTCCCGCCACCTGACTTTGAAGACGAGTACGAAGTCAACCGACCCCCTCGAGGTCCCCTCAACATGCCTGGTGGGAATTTCGGAGGGCTGGGACATAACGATTTGTACCCTCCCGGCCTGGGACCGGATGATCCCATCAGAGGCAGCTTTGTCGGTCCGGGCGGGCTAAGGAGACCAGGTGGGCGCGGAGGGTTTGCAGGGGGCGGTATGCATCCCACGTTTGACGATCCGTTGTTTCAGGGAccgaggggagagggagatgggagcTTTGACGGGCAGGTTCCGCCTGGGGCGAGGTGGGATCCGCTTGGTCCGGGGGGCCAGCCtaggtttgggggtgggagaccgggtggtggtaggggaggtagtgggtttggagggggatttggggggtttgggggtgatATTATTTGA